Proteins from a genomic interval of Helicoverpa zea isolate HzStark_Cry1AcR chromosome 31, ilHelZeax1.1, whole genome shotgun sequence:
- the LOC124644864 gene encoding amyloid beta A4 precursor protein-binding family B member 1-interacting protein isoform X1, which produces MMDVQINESSKWQRGGFLSTLNRSFRLASGKARSVTNSPTETKSFEQSLDMTTAVTGLNSSSDGTGGLRPLEIVAPRIDTYRFSMANLEETQDADLDAILGELCALDSEYDEEISRVSSALSSASKSRANSAAEGSQRQDKECSDGASSIARTDSPDNDSAFSDTVSMLSSESSASSSTSTKCKSLKLNLHQTQKDASFQLKADKIKLALERMREANIKKLFIKAFSMDGSSKSLLVDEKMTCGYVARLLADKNHVTMEPKWAIVEHLPDLHMERVYEDHEMLVDNLMLWTRESKNKILFAERPDKISLFQTPEKFLLTEDDRGWSSEHDEHSRQVIIEEFFGQSGGTTSTVPSVSGHPVPPMEGPLYLKNDAKKGWKKIYCVLRPSGLYYSPKDKVKTLKELVCLATFDNNEVYIGLNWKKKYKSPTDYCFAIKHPRLQQPKSVKFIKFLCADDQRTLERWVTAMRIAKHGRQLLENYRSLVEELTQEDLDHLAHARSCSITSIPTKTNGMPALGINSPAQSTSSNVSVANSDISSGRHSRASSSSSSGCLSDGGTASESAFDCEFPMGTIKRKPSMKPNIPLTWMTRQLKEMVEKGGDCGAEDEGGGDSGTLTRRPRPARPDDSTLKRHHTIDTADTTVYSNASRLSATGSPVRLDPPSPTYGHYESIPRDSLYRNSSDSGSALYGYTTIYDKVQRPPVVSTVEDLPPPPPPTEDIPDGMFSSTLSLDSLPPPPPPLEPIEDLTGSQLSLPPPPPEHTIEAHTAAGRVHDIVTQLTAQQVEQAARAGQSRVTTRTDQSRTFPRQPSLDSVHSEASRTSSLHSDKSIYGQQNVAYGACLAELQTKKISNGSPSIQKKITADPSKERTGSMKKVIFADDLPVNTDSKKAKKISFNLKEQPPLSPRKPPPPKRNESTRLSSPKKLADSNSNPPKEFLRDLQRVMRKKWQVAQKCKLEPATTPHEVLGFREYPLSEDYKETSVSMWVQEHYGGGVEDPFYENVFGREAVPRREEPKPIKKRPPPAPPRRSESTHLSTAPPPAV; this is translated from the exons ATGATGGATGTGCAAATAAACGAATCCAGTAAGTGGCAGCGCGGAGGGTTTCTGTCAACTCTCAATAGAAGTTTTCGATTAGCAAGCGGGAAAGCACGGAGTGTTACTAACTCTCCTACAGAAACTAAAAGCTTTGAACAAAGTTTGGACATGACAACAGCGGTAACG GGTTTGAACTCGTCGAGTGATGGCACGGGAGGCCTGAGGCCGCTGGAGATCGTGGCGCCGCGCATAGACACGTACCGGTTCTCTATGGCCAACCTAGAGGAGACGCAGGATGCAGATCTGGATGCCATCCTGGGAGAACTCTGCGCCTTGGACTCCGAGTATGATGAAGAGATATCTAGGGTATCTTCAG CACTATCATCGGCATCCAAGTCCAGAGCGAACAGTGCAGCCGAGGGCTCCCAGAGACAAGATAAGGAGTGCTCTGACGGAGCATCTAGTATCGCCCGCACTGATTCGCCCGACAATGACTCGGCATTCAGCGACACT GTATCCATGCTGTCTAGCGAATCTTCAGCATCCAGTAGCACCAGCACAAAATGTAAATCACTAAAACTGAATCTCCACCAAACACAGAAG GATGCTAGTTTCCAACTCaaagctgataaaattaaattagcgTTGGAACGCATGCGCGAAGCCAACATTAAAAAGCTCTTCATCAAAGCCTTCTCTATGGATGGATCGTCCAAGAGTCTGCTGGTCGACGAGAAGATGACTTGTGGATACGTCGCTCGCCTATTGGCAGATAAGAACCATGTCACCATGGAGCCCAAGTGGGCTATTGTCGAGCACCTACCAGACCTACACATGG AACGAGTCTACGAAGACCATGAGATGCTTGTCGACAATTTAATGTTATGGACTAGAGAATCAAAGAACAAAATTCTGTTCGCCGAGCGACCAGACAAAATATCTCTGTTCCAAACTCCTGAAAAGTTCTTACTGACTGAGGATGATAGAG GTTGGTCCAGCGAGCATGACGAGCACTCGAGACAAGTCATCATTGAAGAGTTTTTCGGGCAGAGCGGAGGAACTACCAGCACGGTGCCCTCAGTGTCTGGCCACCCAGTGCCGCCGATGGAAGGCCCGTTGTATCTCAAAAACGATGCCAAAAAGGGATGGAAGAAAATATACTGCGTTTTGAGACCGTCTG GACTGTACTACTCGCCTAAAGATAAGGTGAAGACACTTAAAGAGCTGGTGTGCCTGGCTACTTTCGACAATAACGAAGTTTACATAGGGTTGAATTGGAAGAAGAAGTACAAGTCCCCAACAGATTACTGCTTCGCGATCAAGCACCCGAGGCTGCAGCAACCAAAGAGTGTTAAGTTTATTAAGTTTTTGTGCGCTGATGATCAGCGGACGCTGGAGAGATGGGTGACCGCCATGCGAATAGCAAAG CACGGGAGGCAGCTGTTGGAAAATTACCGTTCATTAGTGGAAGAGCTCACTCAGGAGGATTTAGACCATCTCGCCCACGCTCGATCATGTTCA ATAACTTCGATCCCCACTAAAACGAACGGCATGCCAGCGCTGGGAATCAACAGTCCGGCACAATCCACCTCTAGCAACGTCAGTGTGGCTAACTCAGACATCAGCAGTGGCAG ACACTCCCGCGCATCGTCGTCCAGTTCGAGCGGCTGTCTGTCGGACGGCGGCACGGCCTCCGAGAGCGCCTTCGACTGCGAGTTCCCCATgg GTACGATAAAGCGCAAACCGTCCATGAAACCAAACATTCCGTTGACGTGGATGACGCGTCAACTGAAGGAGATGGTGGAGAAGGGCGGAGACTGCGGCGCGGAGGACGAGGGTGGCGGCGATTCCGGCACCCTCACGCGGCGTCCCCGCCCCGCGCGGCCCGATGACTCCACGCTCAAACGTCACCACACCATCG ATACAGCAGACACCACTGTATACAGCAACGCCAGTCGCCTCAGTGCTACAGGCAGCCCCGTCCGCCTCGACCCACCCTCTCCCACCTACGGACACTACGAGAGCATTCCTCGCGACAGCTTGTACCGAAACAGCTCCGATAGTGGATCCGCCTTATATGGGTACACCACAATCTATGATAAAGTGCAGCGACCACCAGTCGTGAGTACCGTGGAAGACTTGCCCCCGCCTCCACCTCCGACTGAAGACATTCCCGATGGGATGTTCAGTTCGACGCTAAGCCTGGACtcgctgccgccgccgccgcctccgctCGAGCCTATCGAAGACCTGACCGGGTCTCAGCTGAGCCTGCCCCCGCCCCCACCAGAGCATACCATAGAAGCGCACACGGCTGCCGGGCGCGTGCACGACATCGTGACGCAGCTGACGGCGCAGCAGGTGGAGCAGGCAGCCCGCGCCGGCCAGTCACGCGTCACCACGCGCACTGACCAGAGCCGCACGTTCCCGCGACAACCCTCACTCGACAGCGTCCACTCGGAAGCCTCCCGAACATCGTCTCTTCATTCAGATAAGAGCATTTATGGTCAACAAAACGTCGCGTACGGCGCCTGTCTCGCCGAGTTGCAGACCAAGAAAATCAGTAACGGCAGTCCCTCGATTCAGAAGAAGATAACAGCTGATCCTTCTAAAGAACGAACGGGCTCAATGAAAAAAGTGATTTTCGCTGATGACCTCCCGGTTAATACCGACAGCAAGAAGGCTAAAAAAATTTCTTTCAATTTAAAGGAGCAGCCTCCGTTATCGCCCCGGAAGCCACCGCCACCTAAACGCAATGAAAGCACGAGGTTATCGTCACCAAAGAAATTAGCAGATTCGAATAGCAATCCTCCAAAAGAGTTCCTTAGAGACTTGCAAAGGGTAATGAGAAAAAAATGGCAGGTAGCACAAAAATGTAAATTGGAGCCTGCGACAACGCCGCACGAGGTTTTGGGTTTTAGGGAATATCCTTTGTCAGAGGATTATAAGGAGACGAGTGTGTCGATGTGGGTGCAAGAGCACTACGGCGGGGGAGTGGAGGACCCGTTCTACGAGAACGTGTTCGGGCGCGAGGCGGTGCCGCGCCGCGAGGAGCCCAAGCCCATCAAGAAgcggccgccgcccgcgccgccgcgccgcagcgAGTCCACGCACCTCAgcaccgcgc
- the LOC124644864 gene encoding amyloid beta A4 precursor protein-binding family B member 1-interacting protein isoform X2: MALVEEQGAGAADDPEALLNEWLGELTVLTAGLNSSSDGTGGLRPLEIVAPRIDTYRFSMANLEETQDADLDAILGELCALDSEYDEEISRVSSALSSASKSRANSAAEGSQRQDKECSDGASSIARTDSPDNDSAFSDTVSMLSSESSASSSTSTKCKSLKLNLHQTQKDASFQLKADKIKLALERMREANIKKLFIKAFSMDGSSKSLLVDEKMTCGYVARLLADKNHVTMEPKWAIVEHLPDLHMERVYEDHEMLVDNLMLWTRESKNKILFAERPDKISLFQTPEKFLLTEDDRGWSSEHDEHSRQVIIEEFFGQSGGTTSTVPSVSGHPVPPMEGPLYLKNDAKKGWKKIYCVLRPSGLYYSPKDKVKTLKELVCLATFDNNEVYIGLNWKKKYKSPTDYCFAIKHPRLQQPKSVKFIKFLCADDQRTLERWVTAMRIAKHGRQLLENYRSLVEELTQEDLDHLAHARSCSITSIPTKTNGMPALGINSPAQSTSSNVSVANSDISSGRHSRASSSSSSGCLSDGGTASESAFDCEFPMGTIKRKPSMKPNIPLTWMTRQLKEMVEKGGDCGAEDEGGGDSGTLTRRPRPARPDDSTLKRHHTIDTADTTVYSNASRLSATGSPVRLDPPSPTYGHYESIPRDSLYRNSSDSGSALYGYTTIYDKVQRPPVVSTVEDLPPPPPPTEDIPDGMFSSTLSLDSLPPPPPPLEPIEDLTGSQLSLPPPPPEHTIEAHTAAGRVHDIVTQLTAQQVEQAARAGQSRVTTRTDQSRTFPRQPSLDSVHSEASRTSSLHSDKSIYGQQNVAYGACLAELQTKKISNGSPSIQKKITADPSKERTGSMKKVIFADDLPVNTDSKKAKKISFNLKEQPPLSPRKPPPPKRNESTRLSSPKKLADSNSNPPKEFLRDLQRVMRKKWQVAQKCKLEPATTPHEVLGFREYPLSEDYKETSVSMWVQEHYGGGVEDPFYENVFGREAVPRREEPKPIKKRPPPAPPRRSESTHLSTAPPPAV; this comes from the exons ATGGCGTTGGTAGAGGAACAAGGCGCGGGCGCCGCCGACGACCCCGAGGCCTTGCTGAACGAGTGGCTCGGCGAGCTCACCGTGCTCACTGCG GGTTTGAACTCGTCGAGTGATGGCACGGGAGGCCTGAGGCCGCTGGAGATCGTGGCGCCGCGCATAGACACGTACCGGTTCTCTATGGCCAACCTAGAGGAGACGCAGGATGCAGATCTGGATGCCATCCTGGGAGAACTCTGCGCCTTGGACTCCGAGTATGATGAAGAGATATCTAGGGTATCTTCAG CACTATCATCGGCATCCAAGTCCAGAGCGAACAGTGCAGCCGAGGGCTCCCAGAGACAAGATAAGGAGTGCTCTGACGGAGCATCTAGTATCGCCCGCACTGATTCGCCCGACAATGACTCGGCATTCAGCGACACT GTATCCATGCTGTCTAGCGAATCTTCAGCATCCAGTAGCACCAGCACAAAATGTAAATCACTAAAACTGAATCTCCACCAAACACAGAAG GATGCTAGTTTCCAACTCaaagctgataaaattaaattagcgTTGGAACGCATGCGCGAAGCCAACATTAAAAAGCTCTTCATCAAAGCCTTCTCTATGGATGGATCGTCCAAGAGTCTGCTGGTCGACGAGAAGATGACTTGTGGATACGTCGCTCGCCTATTGGCAGATAAGAACCATGTCACCATGGAGCCCAAGTGGGCTATTGTCGAGCACCTACCAGACCTACACATGG AACGAGTCTACGAAGACCATGAGATGCTTGTCGACAATTTAATGTTATGGACTAGAGAATCAAAGAACAAAATTCTGTTCGCCGAGCGACCAGACAAAATATCTCTGTTCCAAACTCCTGAAAAGTTCTTACTGACTGAGGATGATAGAG GTTGGTCCAGCGAGCATGACGAGCACTCGAGACAAGTCATCATTGAAGAGTTTTTCGGGCAGAGCGGAGGAACTACCAGCACGGTGCCCTCAGTGTCTGGCCACCCAGTGCCGCCGATGGAAGGCCCGTTGTATCTCAAAAACGATGCCAAAAAGGGATGGAAGAAAATATACTGCGTTTTGAGACCGTCTG GACTGTACTACTCGCCTAAAGATAAGGTGAAGACACTTAAAGAGCTGGTGTGCCTGGCTACTTTCGACAATAACGAAGTTTACATAGGGTTGAATTGGAAGAAGAAGTACAAGTCCCCAACAGATTACTGCTTCGCGATCAAGCACCCGAGGCTGCAGCAACCAAAGAGTGTTAAGTTTATTAAGTTTTTGTGCGCTGATGATCAGCGGACGCTGGAGAGATGGGTGACCGCCATGCGAATAGCAAAG CACGGGAGGCAGCTGTTGGAAAATTACCGTTCATTAGTGGAAGAGCTCACTCAGGAGGATTTAGACCATCTCGCCCACGCTCGATCATGTTCA ATAACTTCGATCCCCACTAAAACGAACGGCATGCCAGCGCTGGGAATCAACAGTCCGGCACAATCCACCTCTAGCAACGTCAGTGTGGCTAACTCAGACATCAGCAGTGGCAG ACACTCCCGCGCATCGTCGTCCAGTTCGAGCGGCTGTCTGTCGGACGGCGGCACGGCCTCCGAGAGCGCCTTCGACTGCGAGTTCCCCATgg GTACGATAAAGCGCAAACCGTCCATGAAACCAAACATTCCGTTGACGTGGATGACGCGTCAACTGAAGGAGATGGTGGAGAAGGGCGGAGACTGCGGCGCGGAGGACGAGGGTGGCGGCGATTCCGGCACCCTCACGCGGCGTCCCCGCCCCGCGCGGCCCGATGACTCCACGCTCAAACGTCACCACACCATCG ATACAGCAGACACCACTGTATACAGCAACGCCAGTCGCCTCAGTGCTACAGGCAGCCCCGTCCGCCTCGACCCACCCTCTCCCACCTACGGACACTACGAGAGCATTCCTCGCGACAGCTTGTACCGAAACAGCTCCGATAGTGGATCCGCCTTATATGGGTACACCACAATCTATGATAAAGTGCAGCGACCACCAGTCGTGAGTACCGTGGAAGACTTGCCCCCGCCTCCACCTCCGACTGAAGACATTCCCGATGGGATGTTCAGTTCGACGCTAAGCCTGGACtcgctgccgccgccgccgcctccgctCGAGCCTATCGAAGACCTGACCGGGTCTCAGCTGAGCCTGCCCCCGCCCCCACCAGAGCATACCATAGAAGCGCACACGGCTGCCGGGCGCGTGCACGACATCGTGACGCAGCTGACGGCGCAGCAGGTGGAGCAGGCAGCCCGCGCCGGCCAGTCACGCGTCACCACGCGCACTGACCAGAGCCGCACGTTCCCGCGACAACCCTCACTCGACAGCGTCCACTCGGAAGCCTCCCGAACATCGTCTCTTCATTCAGATAAGAGCATTTATGGTCAACAAAACGTCGCGTACGGCGCCTGTCTCGCCGAGTTGCAGACCAAGAAAATCAGTAACGGCAGTCCCTCGATTCAGAAGAAGATAACAGCTGATCCTTCTAAAGAACGAACGGGCTCAATGAAAAAAGTGATTTTCGCTGATGACCTCCCGGTTAATACCGACAGCAAGAAGGCTAAAAAAATTTCTTTCAATTTAAAGGAGCAGCCTCCGTTATCGCCCCGGAAGCCACCGCCACCTAAACGCAATGAAAGCACGAGGTTATCGTCACCAAAGAAATTAGCAGATTCGAATAGCAATCCTCCAAAAGAGTTCCTTAGAGACTTGCAAAGGGTAATGAGAAAAAAATGGCAGGTAGCACAAAAATGTAAATTGGAGCCTGCGACAACGCCGCACGAGGTTTTGGGTTTTAGGGAATATCCTTTGTCAGAGGATTATAAGGAGACGAGTGTGTCGATGTGGGTGCAAGAGCACTACGGCGGGGGAGTGGAGGACCCGTTCTACGAGAACGTGTTCGGGCGCGAGGCGGTGCCGCGCCGCGAGGAGCCCAAGCCCATCAAGAAgcggccgccgcccgcgccgccgcgccgcagcgAGTCCACGCACCTCAgcaccgcgc